A stretch of Aedes aegypti strain LVP_AGWG chromosome 2, AaegL5.0 Primary Assembly, whole genome shotgun sequence DNA encodes these proteins:
- the LOC5579998 gene encoding fatty acyl-CoA reductase wat, giving the protein MLEQIFISDDAVRDPAKSAHSPIRNFFRGKTVFLTGGTGFLGKLFIEKLLQCEVREIVLLIRSKRGRTPRERLQRQLEREPIYTQYSRNADFYWSKLRIMEGALEQEELGLSEVDIDYLRTHVEIVIHSAADVRFDLSLKASFRTNVFGAKQLVNIALGMRKLISFLYISTAYSNCIQEVVEEKFYDTDVDPEEMMRVVEAIDEEQLDTLSRKIIQPWPNTYTYAKAQAEGVFRKYCNRLPVVLVRPSIIISTLEDPIEGWTDNIYGLNGVITGIGSGVLRILHLNADYCVDVVPADLAVNACLATIWYTASQSPIEVDGNERVFNCISRKDNPFTYRDVRSFSVEFRGKIPALQTLWFPTVTFIESATLHWFLQLFYHFIPAILFDVFAKLSGREAKILFLYRKVQQFADALEFFTTNQWTFTNNRMRKVYESMSEDDKECFPADVKLVKWADFMHIYVLGLRKYILKEDMNNLEQALRKFRMLKIAHYSVLTVVYTLITLVAFLLLRTFWTNFVSHYLSG; this is encoded by the exons ATGCTGGAGCAAATTTTCATCAGTGATGACGCCGTACGGGATCCGGCCAAAAGTGCCCACTCACCGATACGGAACTTTTTCCGCGGCAAAACCGTGTTCCTCACCGGGGGGACCGGATTTCTCGGGAAGCTGTTCATCGAGAAACTGTTGCAGTGCGAAGTGCGTGAAATTGTGCTGTTGATTCGTAGCAAACGTGGTCGAACTCCGCGGGAACGACTGCAGCGGCAACTGGAGCGAGAACCA ATCTACACGCAATACTCGCGAAATGCAGACTTCTACTGGAGTAAGTTACGTATCATGGAGGGAGCACTGGAGCAAGAGGAATTGGGTCTGTCGGAAGTGGACATAGACTACCTCCGAACCCATGTCGAAATCGTGATTCACTCGGCCGCAGATGTGCGTTTTGACCTTTCGCTGAAAGCCTCCTTCCGCACGAATGTGTTCGGAGCGAAACAACTGGTTAACATTGCACTTGGCATGCGAAAGTTGATCTCGTTCCTGTACATCTCGACTGCGTATTCAAATTGCATCCAGGAGGTGGTCGAGGAGAAGTTCTATGACACCGATGTCGATCCGGAGGAGATGATGCGAGTCGTGGAAGCTATAGACGAGGAGCAGCTGGATACACTGAGCAGGAAAATTATCCAGCCTTGGCCTAATACCTATACGTATGCGAAGGCACAGGCAGAGGGCGTGTTCCGGAAGTACTGCAACCGGTTGCCCGTCGTGCTGGTTAGACCATCGATAA TAATTTCAACCCTGGAGGATCCGATTGAGGGCTGGACGGATAACATATACGGCCTGAATGGAGTAATAACCGGTATTGGAAGCGGTGTGCTGCGTATCTTACACCTCAACGCAGACTATTGTGTGGATGTCGTTCCGGCTGACTTGGCCGTAAATGCGTGTCTGGCCACCATCTGGTATACGGCTAGTCAATCTCCCATTGAAGTGGATGGCAACGAGCGGGTGTTCAATTGTATCAGCCGAAAAGATAATCCGTTCACCTATCGGGATGTGCGAAGTTTTTCCGTGGAGTTTCGAGGGAAGATTCCAGCTCTGCAGACACTGTGGTTCCCAACGGTTACGTTCATAGAGTCTGCTACGCTGCACTGGTTTCTTCAATTGTTTTACCATTTCATTCCGGCTATACTATTTGATGTCTTTGCTAAGCTGAGTGGTCGCGAGGCAAA GATACTGTTCCTCTACCGAAAAGTTCAGCAGTTTGCCGATGCGTTGGAATTCTTCACCACGAATCAGTGGACTTTCACCAATAATCGGATGCGTAAAGTGTATGAAAGCATGTCCGAAGACGACAAGGAGTGTTTCCCGGCCGACGTGAAGCTGGTGAAATGGGCCGATTTTATGCATATTTACGTTTTGGGTTTAAGGAAGTACATTTTGAAGGAAGACATGAACAACTTGGAACAGGCGCTGAGAAAATTCCGAATGCTGAAGATCGCACACTACTCAGTGTTAACGGTGGTTTACACGTTGATCACGCTAGTTGCGTTTTTATTGCTTCGAACATTTTGGACTAATTTTGTGTCCCATTATTTAAGTGGGTAG